In the genome of Doryrhamphus excisus isolate RoL2022-K1 chromosome 11, RoL_Dexc_1.0, whole genome shotgun sequence, the window ACACGGGTCATTATTCAAACTCACAAGAAATTATGCCAACATTTGGCTGTCACTATTGTTCTTAACTGTCATGTTGACACCTAACACAAATTATTGTTGCAAACAGTTGGTAGATTTTTTTGTTACCATTCCTGTTTGGTCCAAAATATGAACACTATTATGAGTTGATACGTGTTAGTTATCGCTACAATACATTTTGTTTCTCTCGGGTATAGCTTCACCTATAATTAGAAACAGCTCAGCATAATACAGTGCACTTCTAcgccactgcaaactacaatcataaacatattgttacattAATCCCTTCCTGAACTCATTATTATTCTCAAGGCACATACAACACAAGTCTTGCATTGGACGTTAtaggacaggggtgtccaaacattttccaaccTACATTTGTACATgctaaaagatgctaaaaccaatctaattgactgctgtgccccgcccagcttttactcatgtttaactgtgtattaacaaatgaatgttgtattttcctgtatcttttactctgtttacttgcttttattcaactccattcttctttgagtattttgaaaagcgctatccaaataaaatgtattattattattattaatgtaggTAGCCATATGGTATCTGTACCCAAAAATATAGAGCTCAGCTTTGTGTAATAGATGACAGAGCAAATTAGTGTAATGTCACATTAAGAAggaattaaattacatttttacaaaatggcAATGAAAACAAACTATTGTCTTAAAATGGCAGCcgtgctgcactttggacacccgcaTCGTTTATCGCTTGTTGGCTTGCTATAGttattcaattcattcattcagttcatctccaacttaaaaatgcttaaatatttGATTAAAGCGATAGAACAACAACATTACAGTTCAGATAATATGatgtttaaaattaattatctgAAATGTCGATATTTCTGCAAAATCGTCAAAGTCAAATCACTGATTTGACTTCCGAGTTAGCGTGCCAAGGCGTGATGACGTCACTAATTAGCGACGCCGTAGTACGCACGAGCGAAAACAACCCTGGGTTAATCCTAACGTTCAAATGAAACACATCAACTCTTTAATTGGTTggggaaatatttttaaaaaagggtcACTATAAACGTGTTTAACAACGGAGTAAGACAAAAAGTAGTCGCCTAGCTTGTTAGTAGTGTTGGCGCTATAGTCGTAATATTGTTGTTGATGCTAGTAATCTGCTCGTGCATTACTAGCTCGCTCGGAAGCGCATGCAGCAGAATGGTGCGAGCGGCTCCAGCGTCTCTGATGGCGGCGGCAGGGACAGACAGTCCCCGTCCCGGAGCCCCCTGCCCGCCGCGACTACTCGGGTGAGACGCTTCATCCAGGAGCGGCGAACGCTGCCGCTACCTCGAGTGATGGTGGTGTTCTCTGCGCCGGGCGACACCGAAAAACCGAGCGATGCCATGGATGCAGGCTCGGACGCTACTGAGGATGACTTCCGGAAGCCGACGGCCTCCCCGGCGGCGAGCctcgcccggagcaagcccacCCGCTCCCCGCTGGACGCTGGACAGGATCAGGAGGTAGATCCCGGTCCCCCCGGCCCACATTCACACTATTGTATGAACATCCGGCCTCGAAAGTACAACTCCTGCTACTAATGcagtaataattattacattttaaattgatTGGCTGAGACTGAGTCACATGATCAATGTTGTCCTCTGATTTACCAACCTGTTGGACCTAAATATGGCAGCATAATTCCCTTCTTACTCATGCAGTTTAACACTGATTAGTTGCTTTAGGTGTGTGAGATATGTTATCATAATTGTTTTTGCAAAATTCTCATCACACCTGGACCTTAttgtatgtgtcttatttgtACTACGATGCCACATGTCCATTCATCTATTTTGTATACTGCATATCCTGTTGAAGGCTgcggggagctggagcctatcccagctgataatGGGAAagaccagtcaatcacagggcaaaaagCAAGACAAAAGCAATCATTAACCCTCACATTGACACTAACTTTGGTCAAGCATATATGGTTTTTGGAATACATATGGAAGTGCCTGGAGAACTCGCAAGTACTGAGAAAACATTCAAACAAACCCAGATCTTATGttttagatcatcaaacaaattaaaatatttgtcaatgacaacacaactgaacacaaaatgcattttaaatgaaatactttattattgagggaggaaaaaaaatggcactcTGTGAAAAAATGTTTGCCCCCACCGTTACaacataacttaactgagattaacTGAGATCAGTCTGGAGCTGGAAAAGTCTAAAGTTCTAAAGATTTGGGACTCcaacaaaccacagtgagagccattatccacaaatggcagtggggaaccttcccaggagcggccagccaaccaaaatgaccccaagagcacagcgactctcatccaagaggtcacaaaagaccccacaacaacatccaaagaaccaCATGCCTCACTTGCCTCCGTTAagatcagtgttcatgactccaccctAAGAAAGACACTAGGCAAAAGCgtcctgcatggcagagttccaagactaAGACCAATGCTGAATATAAAGAACATCAAGtctcgtctcaattttgccagaaaacatcttgatgatccctatCACCTTTGGAAAATACTCTgatggtctgacgagacaaaagtttaactttttggaaggtaacaccacatttcagaaaattaACATCAtaccagcagtaaaatatggtggtggtagtgtggtcatctgaggctgttttgctgcttcaggacctggaagactttctgtgataaatggaaccatgaattatgctgtctaccaaaaactcctgaaggagaatgcagaacccaagttgaaaccaacttgggttctgcagcaggacaatgatccaaaacacaccagcaaatccacccatgaatggctgaagaaaaaacaaatgaagactttggagtggcctagtcaaagtcctgacctgaatcctattgagatgctgtggcatgaccttaaaatgtGCTTcatagatcgatagatagatagactccctttattgtcattgcacaaaaacacagtagtgaaattgccaacgaaatgtcgttgcctggctcccatataataacagacacaaaagaagataagtactgtaataataaataataataataataataagaagtgcagtcgctgctgtgccttcttcgccagagcggaggtgtggagtgaccagccgaggttgtccgtgatatgcacccccaagtacttggttgtgttcacaacttctacggctgtgtcgttgatgctgagtggagtgtggctgggtctggatctcctgaagtcgacgatgatctcctttgttttgtcaacattcaggatcaggttgttcgccttgcaccaatccacaaggtgtcgcacttcctccctgtaagccagttcgttgttgccctgaatgaggcccacaactgttgtgtcgtccgcgtacttcaggatatggttgctgctgtacttggggcgacagtcatgggtcattagggtaaacaacagggggctcagaacacatccctggggtgagccggtgttcagggagatgacactggatgtgttgtcgcccactctgacatactgggttctatctgtgaggaagtcaagcagccagttgcacagggaggtcttgaggcccagtggctccaacttgtgtaccaggtcctgggggatgatcgtgttgaatgctgagctgaagtccaggaacagcatccgtacatgggtgtttttcttctccaggtgctccaggctcaggtggagagcagtggagatggcgtcttcagtggagcggtttggctggtacgcgaattggaaagggtcgagtgatggggggagtatggaggtgatatggtccttaaccaccctctcgaaacatttcataatggttgatgtgagtgcaacgggccgaaagtcgttcagacatgtaatagatggtttcttgggcactggaattattgtggcggacttgaaacacggggggactacagcttgggccagtgaggtgttgaagatgtctgtgagcacgtgggccagctggtctgcacattccttgatcacccgtcctggaatggcgtctgggcctgcagctttccggacgttgaccttcctcaggactctccacacagcagcagtatcaaacttgactgcctgttcatcggggtggggggtagccttcctcgcagggttattgttcagagcctcaaaccttccgaagaagttatttagctcattgaggaagctgatgtcatgctggaaaaccctccaatgtggctgaatgacaacaattctgcaaagatgagagggccaaaattcctccacagtgctgtaaaagactcattgcaagttagcacaaatgcttgattgcagttgttgctgctaagggtggcccaaccagttattgagtttagggggcaatcactttttcacacagggccatgtaggtttttttttctcccttaataataaaaattttcatttaaaaactgcatgaaaaacattattattatttgacttcTTTCATTGTAATCTTTAGTTTCCTGAGGTCATCTCTCTGAATGTGGGCGGCACCTACTTCACCACTCGCCTCTCCACACTGCGGCGCTATGATGACACCATGCTGGCCGCCATGTTCAGCGGGCGCCATCACATCCCACGTGACGCAGAGGGGCGGTTCTTCATTGATCGGGATGGAGCATACTTTGGGTAAAtagtgctttgtgtgtgtgtgtgtgtgtgtgtgtgtgtgtgtaccggtacacttgcacaatgctgcttgtgtttgtgtatattgCTGCCTGTTGTGCAATCGCAGAGTGACCTCGCAATGTTCTCCACCCTTACGGGGTTGCAGAATGCCAGGGGAAATCGGAAATAATGGCCCCCACTGCTTGTAATCTCATCTACTGGGACCGTGAACCCCATTACAGTTCAGCATAGCTCACACAGTTTCACATAGTTCCCTCCTTGAGTAGAACAATGCAGCATGCAAATCTCAAATATTTTTCCCCTGGAGACCCACATGTTCGCGATTGAGCATTCACGTCCCTAAAAATGTGCAGATTTTTGATGCGTAAGTCATTCCTGGAAATACAGCAGGTAAACGGTGtggattataaaaaaaaaaaaaatagaaagagAGAATACTCACTCTGTAGCCTGTGGTCTCCCTCTACTATTAAAGGGACATCCTGAACTTCCTGCGTGAGGGCGAACTACCTCACAGGGAGCGAGTGAGGTCGGTGCACAGGGAGGCTCAGTACTACTCCATCGGACCCCTGCTGGACCGCTTAGAAGATACTCAGCCGCTCACCGGGGAGAAAGTGCGGCAAGCCTTCCTCGACCTGCTGCCCTATTACAAAGGTGAAGACAGGTTGCATGAGTGTGTGAGTGCGACTTCCTgctatttgtcatatttttttttatgatggttTGGTATTAGATTTTGATGGTCCACATATTAAGTCCTACAAATGGTCAATTTGTAGCGTGTGATTAAAACGGTCTCATCTCTTTCAACAAACAAGATGTTACAAGACTGATACCATAAGATACACCTGGAAACATAATGTAAACAAGTACAGGCAATTTTGTATGATGGCTAAGCAATGTACCATGAATGAAGTTGAAATGTTTGAATGACATGAATAATTCACTTTGAAAGCAGAAGAGGATCATAAATAAATCAGTGGTTTGTTCTTTCAGACAATCTGGAGCGTATAGTGGAAATCGCCAAGCTGAGAGCCATGCAAAAGAAGGCGCGCTTCGCCAAGCTGAAGGTGTGTGTCTACAAGGAGGAAATGCCCATCACACCGTACGAGCGCCCGCTTTTTAACTCGCTGCGCTTTGAGCGCTCAGACGGGGAGGCCAAGCTCTTCGAGCACCACTGCGAGGTGGACGTGTCCTTTGGGCCCTGGGAGGCAGTGGCCGACGTCTACGACTTGCTGCACTGCATTGTGGGTGACCTGGCCGAGCGCGGCATCGCGGCCGAGCAGCAATGCATCGGTGTGTGTGACAAGCACCTCATCAACCATTACTATTGCAAGAGACCCATCTACGAGTTCAAGATCACGTGGTGGTGACACTGGACCAACAGGCAAAATATTTTACTAGGACATGCCACAGTGTTGGCAGTCCTATCAGATATTGAAGTATAACCATTTCACATGCTTTTTTACTTCCAGCATAACCTAATGCAGATATTTCCATCATCCAGCCATCCCTTCTCTGTACCATTTGTTCTagcgtgcatgtttttggaatgtgggagaaagccGGAAACCCACACACAGAGACCTGCTAACATGTACACACATTTTGAcccttgaatacgcttgtatgcgtCGCTGCTTTTCAAGTATGCATTTTGTTGCAGTTCGCCGGTTTCTGTTCAGAGTTCTGGATCTGTTTCTGAATCTTGGATTATGCTCTCCTGTGCTGTGAAGACCTCAGCCCGCCAACATGTACGGATTCTTTATACATAGCACATATTTTGACCCTTTAATACGCTTGTACGGTCAGGTCTCAGGTACGCATTTCATTGGTTTTAGCTTCCTTATTCAGTCTTCGTATGTAGCCTCTTGTGCACTTCAAAAGAATTCTCAAGCTGTGTCGACGCTGACCCTTAAGGCTGAGATTGGTCAACGTGACTCATTCAGAGGTCGGACAGCCCACCGCCGTGAACGCCTTCTCCGATTTCGGATCCACTGACTCTTCCCCTTTTAATCACTATCGTTCACTcactagctaacaagctaaatagtcaACAAGTGGTGTGGTTGCTCAAAGAGTTCATGTCACGTCACGCCTTCAACCCTAACgaaaggtgtccaaagtgcagcgcATGGCTCATTATTTATTGGCCTGCACACATTATAGAAGGGTGGGTGCGCACAGAAAATTGATTGGCAGGTCTGCATAAACTACGGCCAGCTCAGTCATCCTTCCTGCATGACCTCGCGCTTGCctttttcctgtgtgtgtatgaCTCATTAAGAGGGTGTAACGCCCACCTTCTCGATCACCACCTTCTCTGATTTTGCGTAACTATTATTTCCAGCTCCAATAACACTCCCCGTCTCTATTATTAGCGGAAAATATTTGGTTAAAGGATAATGATGGCGTGGACTTCTCATAAAACAGCACACTGCAATATTCCAACGAAGATTTCAGCCCGCAGCTCCTGACTAATTTGTATGCGTTTACAGATACTCAACAGTATATGCCTGATTTCTGTCATTCATGCATTCTTTGCTTAGAAGGTGAAATGTCAGAAACCTATCGAAATACTTGCCAAAGGGGAAGAAATCATTGATTTGTTTTAATGACCGCTCGAGgccagcaaagaaaaaaaaaagattattggTTTCAGTTGACACGGATGCCCCCCTTTTGACCCTGGGGACCTGTGACTGAGTGAGCTGGATAAACAGCTCTCTTctaattggttaaaaaaaagtgtgggtgGATATGACTAAGAAATGGGGGTCCGCCACTCCGCTGCAACAGGGTAAAATGAGCTAAAGCATCACAACAATGTACACATGAACCTCATATGCTTGTCTGATGTTCTTTCTAGTAGGGATGGGTCGATTCATTAATGCTTCAGTTCATAATGAATTTCACAAAGGGTGCGTCGGTCATGCTCATCCCTGCCATAATAACTTCACGCGTGCTTCTTACTTAAAGCAACATTCCactcttttatttatttcaatagtAGCTTCCGTAAATCTAATGTTGTGAAGTCGAGCTAAAGCTAAGCTTATTGGACATGTTGTCCTTGTACTTGATGAATTGTGAGCACCTTGTGATTTTATAGTCAAAATGTATAACTGTATTTTGTACCTTCTCACTATATTTATGTTGTAATAATAGATGGAGCACTACTTGTTTATATTGTATGTTTCTTATGAATGTGTTGGCTTCTAGGAAGCTGTCGTGCTCCCAAGGCGTGGTGGTTTTGTTTGTAGTGAAATAAAGCACCATATTATACTTTCATGACTGATACTACAGTAATGAATCACAACGCGTGCGGTCTTGTTGAGTTATTTATGAAATACTTAAACAAtgattgttttttaattgctgTGCATTTGCATAAAATGTCTCATCTGCTTTGATTCATCAGTGAGCAGGCAGGCACGTTCTATCACCATGCTCACCCTCTCTGGCATGGAATTGAGCAGAACTACACAGGTTGTTGCTGGaaactcctccatgatgacaacATTGGTGCACCTTGCGCTTCCCCACCTTCCATCACCTTCAGCAAGATACTCCTCATCTGGGAGGTGTATTTGGAAAACTGTCTTGCAGCCAAGATTCTGCTTCAGCACAGCTCCCccggtgctggcagcactcgagCAGTCTCAGAATGTGATGTCACCACCACACTGAAACACAATTATTTGCCAGGAACATAGTGGGTTTGATGTTGCTGTCGGGAAGACAAGGATCATAATGTCACATGTTGGAAACCGCTGCTCCCTTAGTTCGCACAGCACTTatacagccccagaccatgacgccACGACTGCTATCATGCCTGACTGGAGGcaaaacacaattatcttggCAAAAGACCAGAAAATGTCACTAGTTTTGTCACTATTGGCAATCTAAGTGACCAACATCCGGGAAAAATAGTGTTTTCGATGTCAGGAAGacgatgcatgatatgctgcatacTGTTAATGCCTCATAAAACTCTAGAGAAAAAAGCAGATCATGATCTGTGTCGCAATATTCATGTTTCccctcagtgaaccacagcCCCCTCAGTGCCAGAAGCACTCATGCACGCGTGCATGCTTGACGGTAGACAATACTTTCAATAATAACTTTGAGTCATTAGTAAATGTATACTGTTGTCGTTTGCTTTCTATTGTTCTTTGTATGAGGAGATATACTCATTTTTTGGAGATCAGTATAGCAGATTTGACATCATTGGCAGCGCAGGCGTTTTGGTGAAAGTaactagtagtagtagctaGTTATCTAAATTTACATTTAGGAGTATGTGGACATcctgctttctctctctcccatcagaggaggaggagggctgaTGCTGCCTGCTGGTGCTGCCGGTGGTGTTGGAAGAAGAGGGAGAGGTGGGAGGAGGCTGACGGCCCAGCAAGCTCTTCAGAGCCTTGGAAGGAGGAAGGATGGAGGAACAGGAAAAGGGCGATTTATAGCCTCTCCTCTCATCTTCAGCCGGGATCAATCTGGACTAATACGGATGGGAAGGAAAGGATGATGCGGGACGTCAATTTGCCGCAGGTAAGCAccttttataatattattatcatcattacgATTTAGAACATCTCCTCCCCCACCACTGGGAGCGATCATGTGCTCGTTTCGGCATGGGGGGTGTATGGTTACATAAGAAGACTAACCTCTTATTAGTGCTAACCTTGCGACGTGATgagaggatggaggaggggGTGTTAGCAAAGATGTTCCCCGTTCTGCACTCCCGCAGGCCGGCGGCCTTCATCAGCTTCTGTGGCGCAACAAGGAGTACAATTCATAACACGCTGCTGCCTGATACTAGTATATAACAGTATTATTGGATACATTCCCTCGCCtctgtcaccatgacaacacatAGAAGCAGCCCCCCTTCCCCCACCTGAAATACTTGAGCCTGTGACTCTAAAGTGTGGTTGGGAGCAAAAATAactcactggacacttcattaggcatACCCGAACACTCTAATGATATCCAAAGCAAAAGCCTAGTGCGAAAAATGTTCCTTTTAATACGCAAAAATGCTCACTTTTCATTTGGACTTCTTTAATTAGCCATTTTGCAATAGCGGTTCGGTGCAGACTGCTCTGCGTCCCACGAGAGGGGcaaagccaggggtgtccaaactttttccaacgtAGATCAATATTTGCTAAGGTATTTGAAGAAAACATCCACATCTCAGCTGTATGTTACTGGATACGTATTAATAATAGATATATTGTTCATTGAATACGTTTGTGATCATTATTAGATTCCTAAAGACAGAATTTGACCAAGCACTCATTactatttatatactttttttttttttttaaacttgactactgcactgaaaggagaagctctccaatctcgttgtacatcttgtataatgacaataaaggccattccattccattccaggccattccattcctattGTGGAAGTGCACCTTATaccttatattgtatattgtatatagaaGTGTGCCTAATCATTACCTTACAATAAAAAGCCATTTTCCCTCCAATAATACATTATCAAGTGTAAAATATGATACTAATTAGCGTTACACTTGCTAAAATGCACATATTTATGCAATACACACTTTTTCTGTTGTGATTATTGGTTTTCGATAAAAGCAGTCGACTTAAATGGTTAGCCAGACACCTCCTAACCATATGTTTCACATTAAACGTCTGCAGACAGAATGTTTCCCAAGAGGCTTTTAAAGTGAAACATTGAAAGGACTCACCGCAGGTGATTATGCTATGTTTTGTATTGAAAATGCCACCtgtattgtcataaaatttacatttttttgcaatcTTTTGGCCACTTTTGTATCTAGCCAAGCCGCTGATGATTAAACTGGGGAATAATTGATgtttataatagtaataataataatgataatgtctCCATTGCATGCCAACGAGGAGCCATTGTGCTACACCTGCTTAAACAATCCGATTTTCTGTTTGCTAAACCCCCCCATCTCCAAACAATGGCAGCCTAGCAACCACGACTAGCCAGTCTGTCGGGCTTTAGGAGTTTTTATGGCACAGCACAATGGTGCCCATTGTTTTTGCACAAATCAATATATGTACAGCATTGTTTACACATCTTTACAAATAAATCTGCATTGGAAATGTCCATCTGTGTCTGTctgctagcgttagcatgcCAGGCTCACTGGTGACAAGGTTAATCTTCATTTAATAGAATTTGGATTCAAGGAACAAAACTCTTGTGTTTTGCCTCTAATACTGGTATAATTATATAAGTGGCTATGGCTAATGTGCTAGCATATACAGTCTAGTATTACATAGTATAGTATTACACTTTGTGGTTTGAATTTGGTGGCTTTACTCCATCTATCCATGTTCTATGCTGCTTCTCCTCACTAGGGTctcggggtatgctggagcctatcccagctgaatcatggggcacatatagacaaacaaccattcacaatatCATTCAcatttatggacaatttagagtcaccaatttgactgtgtggctaacatgctaaccactagatatGAAACAAATAGTCTGAGTTAATCATGCcatttcgtggttgaatacattagtcaaaatattcttatttaagtaaatgtcacataccttttgcctaaattaaacattttcaagcataaaaatgactaaatgaaataaaatgcataTATCAGGCATTTAAAGACGAGACGTTGATAGTAATATCCTACACCTgccactaggtgtcggtaatgttgctgtaatgttGGTTGAGAGACACAAACCACACTTGATTG includes:
- the kctd7 gene encoding BTB/POZ domain-containing protein KCTD7, whose amino-acid sequence is MQQNGASGSSVSDGGGRDRQSPSRSPLPAATTRVRRFIQERRTLPLPRVMVVFSAPGDTEKPSDAMDAGSDATEDDFRKPTASPAASLARSKPTRSPLDAGQDQEFPEVISLNVGGTYFTTRLSTLRRYDDTMLAAMFSGRHHIPRDAEGRFFIDRDGAYFGDILNFLREGELPHRERVRSVHREAQYYSIGPLLDRLEDTQPLTGEKVRQAFLDLLPYYKDNLERIVEIAKLRAMQKKARFAKLKVCVYKEEMPITPYERPLFNSLRFERSDGEAKLFEHHCEVDVSFGPWEAVADVYDLLHCIVGDLAERGIAAEQQCIGVCDKHLINHYYCKRPIYEFKITWW